The following is a genomic window from Microtus pennsylvanicus isolate mMicPen1 chromosome 3, mMicPen1.hap1, whole genome shotgun sequence.
TACAAATGTATATTAAGAAACCGAAGTTGGAGACATGAAGACTGTATGATTTTAGGATATTCTAGGAAGGCTTGTCTAGATGACAGATGGCACATAatggccaaggcaggcagggctCAGAGGAAGCTTTGAATTTAAAACTTCAAAACTATTTAACATTTTTGTACAGAGACCCttcattttccagtttcttttcctgtataTCAACTATTATTTTGTGCTGATTAGGCATTGtccattttaaaaacacttcttttgcaaaataaatgaaaacatggtGGTTTTGTAggaggagcggcaggctgcgttcctgctgcccggctcctggctgcctggatagcttatgccccgaaataacaacacacaaattgtattcatttaaatactgcctggtccattagtttcatcctcttattggctaactctcacatcttgagtaacccatttctgttaatgtgtgtaccaccacaaggtggtggcttacctggaaagattcagcatgtctgacctggtggctggatcTATGGCATCTGACTCAgaaaggagaggcatggcgattgcctcacttcctcccagcattctgttctgtttactctgcctacctaattttccatcctatcaaagggccaaggcactttattaaccaatgaaatcaacttaAAACAGAAGAAgtttaagattttctttaaattgtcAGAATAACTTCAGTTCTTTGGAAGCAAACAAATATGCTATCATTTTAGCAGATgggtaaataataaatattatatattgtcATTGTGAGAAATAACCTACATTCTGTATCAGAATACCTGGTTTTCATAATATACTTTTGGCTGTGACATTGtgatattcatgtgtgtgtatgtatgtatgtatgtatatatatatgtctttatttGAAAAGCCAATATGTATAATCTATGAGAGAAGATACCATGATTAACTAATAAAAAATTGGACTTCTCTCCCCAAATAACTAACAGTGTTAAATATTGTATATTAAGTATACAATGTGATAAATGCCATATAATATGAAATTTTAGACTATTAATGATCACTTATTGGTTTTATGGAAATAAGtttctttcaaatgtttttacaaagattaataaGCTATTGTCATGTTACAAATACATTTTAGTGGAATATAAACCTAAAGtagttaagaaataaaatatcacgAAACAGTTCCAAAGAAGCAGAGGATAGCAGTACTTGTGCTAGGGACTGAGAAGCCCTTTGCACAAGCGCTACCATTAGCCACAGCCTCAGCCCAAAAGGTGGCTCTAACATAGAATGctaattgtaaataaaaataaaaaaattagaatctaaaaggaaaatttgttTAGAAAAGTGAGGGCTAATTCTTAagcctcaataaaaaaaattggcgAATAGGATTTTAGGAATATAGAAACCCCTTTAGGAAGTAATGagatataaaaaatattaataaggtATTAACTTTTAAACTATAAGAAATAACCAGCCTTTCATCACAATTGAGTTCTTAGCACAAAGCTAATCGGCTTGGCATATCtggtggatggagagaaggagagggcaTAGCTCTCCTGCATTAAACTCTCTGGAACAGATTGATTTTTGTTAAACAGCTATCTCCAATATCCATGTATTTGTCATGAGGTAGTCCATTCCAAACCACCCACTACCCAGAGACGTCTGCATATGCTCTTCACACTAGTGGTTTAAACTAGATTTTCCAGCCGATACCCATGCAGCAGACTTTTGAAAGGAGAGAACACGTGAGCTCGAGTCAGCTGGGTATCTGTTTCACTCAGTCAGTGTGACCAATGGAAGATCAAGCATCTATCCCAAAGGATAAAATCAATCAAAGGCCTACAGGTAGCCCAGTAATAGAGTGTTTTAAATCTTAATGAGGTTCTTTCTACTTGCCTGTCGAAATACTTTCCCACCTATGCAGATCCATTCCTGCCTGTCCAGCTCTCTCCAATCCTGATCCCTACTTACCTGGTCAGCTGTCTTCTTCACGGGCCCCATTGCTACCCCATCCTCCCCAAATTCTTCCTGACTACCCTGGTGTTTGCCCCACCCACCAGACCTGTGTCCATCTATCTGTTCCCTCCACTCTTCCAAAGACCTTTCTACCCACACCATTACTATCCTATCCTATCAGATATCTCCCTCGCCCTCCAGCCCCAGCTACTTCTAGTTTTTCTAGCAGCTTCCCTAGTCTGCCAGCTCCTATTCCTTCTGGGCTACCTGTCCTTCAGCCTCATCAATCCCAGAGTTCTCCCACCATTCCTGATCCTGACTCACAGAATAGGTTGTTTTATAAAACTTTCAGACCCAAACATTTGCTTGCAGCGCAGCCCTCTACCCCTGCAACTCTAAGGCCTGCCCTGATCCGCCGTTCTCTTCCAGCTCGACTGGTTCTTTCCCCAACCCCCTTGGAAGCTCTCCCTGTTTTGAAGCCTTCCAGTTTATCTAGTCATCCAGTGCAAccagccccacccctcccttgTATCACTCCTTTGCCTGAACATACTGCTGGGTTTGATGCTTGTCAGTCAGTTCAGAAATCTGTTCCACAAGGCATAACACTGTCAAATCAGCCTCGGGCCTCTGTAGACCATCTGCCTGCCTTGattctcccccacccacccccatgtCCTTCTCCATCCTCTACTTTGCCTTCATCGCCTTCTGCTTCCACATCCTCGTCACCTTTGGTAGTAGTTTCTTCCTCTTTATCCAgactttcttctcctcccccctcccctcccttaccTAGTCCATCCgtccctcttctgccctctcctttGCGTTCACCATCTTCTCCGTGTTTTCCTCCAACTTATCTAGCTTTTCCTTCTCCAGcgtctccttctccctcttcttttatgatttcttcttcctttcctcccatgtTCCACTCTATCTCCATTTCTGCCTCCCCATCTCCTTTTACTCCTATTCATCCCTTCAATCCTCCTCActggaggaagaaagtagagaagaggagagaagaaggtggAGTAGAGAAGAAAAAGTTGAGAGACGACAACTTTAAAGGTAAATAAATGGAGTTTATTAGACATTTTGTAGAGTTAGTTCTATTTTGTTTGGGAAGGGTAACTAAAGGGGAACAATTACATAAGAGTAGAAAAGTATGGAAACAGCCAGGCaacggtggtgcacgcctttaatcccagcattggggaagcagaggcaagggaatctctgtgagttcaaggccagcctggtctactgagtgagttccaggaaaggctccagagctacccagagaaaccctgtatccaaaaagagaaagaaagaaagaaagaaagaaagaaagaaagaaagaaagaaagaaagaaagaaagaaagaaaagtataaaaacaaaaataaatagaaacatgcCCTCACTGTTTAGGAATATATACTAAGTACCTTCTCACTAGCCATGGTCTCCTGATCATGACACAGGAATAATTAGGAATGTAGTCATCACTGATCTTGTTGATTCTGGTCTGTCTAAATAAAGACATATATGGGTATTGGAGATAGTAATGTCACATGTGGCAATATGCCACCTTCTGAAACGTTTCTTTATCCTGACTTAATTGGAACTAATTTAACTGAGTTGGTAATAAATGCCCCTCAGTCAGCTGTATTCTTCATCACCCACTTGTCCTTGAAGGAActaagtttttctctgtgtattacTGAAATGTAGCAAGCTCTCAGCTTCCAGACAGTACAACattgttaaaatatatatgtatatagaaataAGTCCTAATtgaacacactaaaaataaactcCATTGAAGACGACACTCTTTTTTTAggattaaaaaatatgtttatatggggctggagagatggcttaaaggttaagagcactggctgctcttccagaggacccaggttcaattcccatcactcACATGACAGTTAACAGCTATCTGTgtctccagttccatgggatctgatggcctcatacctctgtgtatatacatgcaagcaaaaccccAGTGttcattaaataagtaaataaattttttaaaaaatatgcttatatttctgattatatttctgaaacaaactgaaaagaaaggTTTATATTCTTGGTTGCATAAGAGCCACACTCCCTTGACTAGTTCTGCAGGGAGGACATTCATACTTTCCCTGACAACGCAGCCTTCATAATTTCCACCTGCTTGAGTCTCAGCCCACTCTTCTAGGGATGTAGGAATTGTTACTGGTCGTGACATAACTAAGGACTAAAGCTAATATTATCCATATAAACACATGCCTAGAGAAACGAGAAGTGACAACACACGCACAGTATCTCTGTCCTTGCCCGAGTGATAAAGAATGGGCTATAGTAACGGAAGTCCTGGGTGAATAGCTTCTCTATGTGAAGCTCCTCTGCGTCTGCACTTTTCCCTCACACTCATTTTATTCAAATTCCCATTCTAATatgtctgtagatttctccaATATCCTTGTATGTAATTATCTAGACATGTGCACATAGTATACAACTGTGTTGTTTATATACTTATAGAAATAAGTTCATTTCAGTTAAATGTACTAAATCTTCTCATATCTGGTTCACAGAGCTATAGATTCTGCCTTGCCTTCAGCGTTGTCTAAAAATGATTACAAACATCAAAAATACCTCGTACGCAGAATTAACCATGATAAAGAAATGACGGAAAACAACATAACAAGCCTAGCTACTAACAAAAATGTGTTCCAGCTTAAACTGGAGGAGACTCAGAAACTCCTAGAGAACCAACATTTAAGCAGTTTGCAAGTATGAATGATAACTATGTTACTGGTGTTATAATTTTAGTCATAATTCTGTCGTGCCTCACAGTGTTCTCCACACAGCTAACAGAGGCTGTAAGAATGCTGCCTGCGGTGAGTGAGCACAGCCTCATCACAGATGCTGAAGGAACACCTGGGGTTTCCCTGGCCTGTTCCCAgggctctttctgctcttcttctttttccaccTATTTAAAAAACATAGGATGTATGAGTGTTAttttataacaaatataaaagctgtttgaaaGTAGTATAATGTAATAGAAGTATTATTGTTAGAGATTATATTCAAGAAAGCAGCCTAAGCTTACAATGTAcaagctactgagccatctctgcagcccctaaaACCAGTAGTTCTTGAACCTAAATTCACATGTTTCTATAGAAATTTTACGATAAGTATAAGACTACTACATAGATCTCATGTGGGAAATGAACCAGTGGAGCCCAGACATAGATTTTTGTTGGTATTTTGTTTGGATACAGGATCTAAtttagaccaggttagcctcaaacttactatgtaaccAATGctatccttgaacttctgatcctcactgccatatttattttatgaaatgctTTGTCTCTTACATACAACCAGAGTTGAAAACCTTACTCCAGACCCTTATAAAAAAGATATAATTCCTCCCAACAGAAAGTTCATGTTAGAGTCacataacatattttcttttttaaaattctctttatttGGGGGACTTTCCTAGTGCATATAATGTATTTGGATCTAATCCTACTATTTCCCCCCTATTCATAACCACCAGCATGTGgtgctggtgttttgtttttcaagcccACTGAGTCGACTTAGTGCTGCCTGTCCAGGCATGTGTGTAGAACTACCTGCTGGATCATGGTATCCTCCCGAGGACCACACTCAATCTCAACATGAAAGGGAAGGGGCTCAGAGCTCATGGTGATGGTGGATGCTGTGTCACAGAACCATCAAAAGTTTCCTTGAAGGCCAATGAGGGTTTCAGGAAGAGAATCTAATTTATAAACAAGTGTTTTCAGAATTAATTTGGTGTAATGAAACTTGAAGAAACTCCCTAACCTGAATGAAATAGCAATTATTTCTAAGCTATCATGGTGGCCAGAATAATTGAGCATTTCCTTTGGGAGTTGAAATGAAAGGAAGCACACTTTCTATGGCTTTGTTACTTTCTTTTTACCATGAGGTCTGCTTCAGGGGTGTAGCTTGTACCTGTACTGTTTATAGTCacattattttctgtgtctaGGAGAACTGAACCTAGTAACAATTGGGTGAGTCTACAACATAAAACagtcttcttttttccccctcagaaaTTCTGTGATGAAGTTAATCAGATAACCAATTCTGAAACTCTCTCGAGTGTAGACAGCCTTGAAGCTGCAGAGCGGGAAGAGATCTACTTAACACTTAGCATGGCTCCTTCCACATCAAGCGAGCAGAGTTCTGTTCCCCTCAAGTCGGCAAATCTGCAGTCAGCTCATCTAAACTGCTTTGATGAAGACAATCTGTCATTCTCTAAAACTCAACATATAAACAATTGGCTTACAAACTTAGATGCTCAGAATACTCAGCCTGTTGCATCCTTTTCAGATATGTTCAGTATATCTAGTGTTCTGCCCTCATGGGAATGTTTGGCTAATAAAGAACAGAATCCACCTACTTTGAGCAGAGCCATGGAGAGAAGCACAGGAACTGCTAATGACTCAGTACTCTTGGTGTGCAGTCCTTCCGTAGTTGCTCTAGATAAAAAAGGAGGAAACCCCTCCGAAAGTCACACTGTGAGGACAAGTGATCCCGCTGATGGAGCTCTCCAGAGGGAGAGGCCGTCAGGTGCCGAGAGCCCAACATTTAAAGTCAGTAGAGCCTGGACTACTCCAGAATCCCTGACCCAGGAAGCAGCTTCATTTTCCATCCAAGAGAGACTGTCTGAGTTAAGTCAAGAAAATAGAACTGCTTCCCTTCCTACTTCGTTTGTCCCTGCATTGTCACCCAATTCACAGTCAGGTGGCCCTTTATCAAAGAACAACACGTGCGTGAAAGAAATCGATCCCGTGCAGTGTTCTGATAAGTTATATGAAATGAAAGATGTGAAATGTGAAAAGATAAACTATTTTAACTGTAATAAAGAAAAGTTGTCTCTATTTTCAGAAAATTTTCAGGCCACCTACGCACCTCAAAATTCTAATTCAAAAGataggaaacagaaagcaagtgGGCCATCAACACCACTGAGTAACATAACCCCTGACTGTGACTTGCCTGACCAGCACGGCGTGAAGCCTAGCATCCATGAACAAAATGGGGTGAGGCTGCCTAAAagcatattaaagaaaaaatccagATACGAGCGTGATTATCTCAAGGCACTAGTTATAAATCAGGGTTTTAAGTTTAGACATCAAATGGCAGAAGCTATTAGAGATAGTATTGAATTAAcaagacagaaagggaaaggtACAGGAACCCCAAAGACTATTAAAAAGCTGCGGTGGCTTGATGAAAGTGGCAACACAGAGAACTGTGCAGATGACGGCCACCCAGTGAGGAGCAGGGCAGGGACGGCTCCACAGTGGTTACAGTATTGTCACACCAGCAGTGGTACCCGCAGCCTCACGTCTGCTCCTGATTGCCCTGCACATTCTGCTGGTGGAAAGAAGGCCACGGATGATGGTGTCTCTGGAAATGTTGCTGATCTAGGAGGGTGTGACGTGGACAGTGTGCCCTTGAACTCTTCTATACCTTCAGGCTATAGCTTTGCTAAACAAGCCTGGTCAGCCTGcaaaagagaagagaacaaagcCCCTGTACGTGCTGGTCCTATACCTGCTGGTAACGCTAAGACTCTAAAGTCTAAGGCTCCAAGGGGAGCAAAGGTGACTAGAAGAATGGGATCTGCAAAGGTCCAGACAGGCCTTGTCCATGTGAACAGAAAAGCCACTGTCAGCCAGCCACCATCTTCAAACAAAGCCAACACGCTGGCCCAAACTCAGGGGAAACTAATTATACCTCATCCTCCGCCTAAACCACcaacaaatattaaaagtagTAAAACTGTGCAAGTGTCCCCATGTCACTTAGCCACACCTGAACACTCCCAAAGCACCATGACACAGAACTGTTTAAGTTCATGTGTGCTTCCAACAGAGTGCCGTTTGAACCAGTGGACTCAGGAAAGTCGCCTCCCGTTCTCAGATGCCTGTTCTGACCTACTCGCTGTGACCCCAGCTCTGCCATCTCCTTACTCTCTGGAGTGCCAAACCGCAGCAAAAGGAAACCATTCAAATGGCTCTTGCACAGGTTTCCAGCAAGATGGGACAGTATATTGTACCCAAAAAAGTCCTGTCTGTGAAGAGAGCTACCAGTCATTGGTTCCTAGAAGCACCGAAGAAGAATCAATTTTCTCATGGGGAAGAAGGAACCATGGTTGCCAAAATGAGAGAGCCACTGGTAAGGATAAAATGTATACCTTCTTCAGAGTCATGTGACATTTTCCATATTGGGTATGGCAGTGTATACTGGATAGTGAGTTATAGCATGAAGATAACTTAGCTATCCATACTATAACTTGCTCTAGTAGCTGGAGTTCTTCAGAGAGTTACCTAACCTGTACTCAATTAAAATAGGAAACTTTTGCTCGCTTTCTTTTTCTATAACCTCCCTTGATGTTTAAAAAGAATAGACAATGAATAGCATCTGATCCTTATTCCTGGTGATTCTGTCATTGCTGTTGTAATTAGATTTCTGTCACATGAGCACCATGGGAAAACAGCATTGTTTATTTAAATAGATAATGTCACAACTTACTTGTCGAAGACCCttcgacaaaaataccacttactaGGGTAGGGaaatggggattagaaaaatagtaaagagaacaaagacgcaaatgcttttaatttctCATACACTTTTATAACCCAatacaacagggggaagaagacaagacTGCTTTAacgtgatacaaaggacaacatcaagtcattagcattttgttgtttaggcagtgaacccaccctacaCCAAGTAACCTGAAGGTGGCCACTCTCAAGGTCAAACcccctatctcaaaagaaggaccagaagtatgcttgaatgtCCTGACCATTAGTCAGGACAGAGTAGATCTACCtgtatgagccatcttaatgtcaaaaggaCCAGGTAACCACACCTACGTCAgaatgtgtagccctggttgttgtcaaccattttgagcaacctcaaaccctctgaccttcagacaaggtggaaataggtt
Proteins encoded in this region:
- the Cep126 gene encoding centrosomal protein of 126 kDa isoform X2, encoding MLAGRPGAQSAGAGLGAGPSDSLGARDGSGRPRPGAYLDMKTHLEKNLEEERQILLQQQKICRNRARKYFVESNRRRKAFEEKRKEQEEREYQIRERILQQRKQKFEEVTEKFQRAHVPLSQRKKAVFHNPVPPLDEALKQIQESNLKSEVNIPLYQRQATNWRAIDSALPSALSKNDYKHQKYLVRRINHDKEMTENNITSLATNKNVFQLKLEETQKLLENQHLSSLQKFCDEVNQITNSETLSSVDSLEAAEREEIYLTLSMAPSTSSEQSSVPLKSANLQSAHLNCFDEDNLSFSKTQHINNWLTNLDAQNTQPVASFSDMFSISSVLPSWECLANKEQNPPTLSRAMERSTGTANDSVLLVCSPSVVALDKKGGNPSESHTVRTSDPADGALQRERPSGAESPTFKVSRAWTTPESLTQEAASFSIQERLSELSQENRTASLPTSFVPALSPNSQSGGPLSKNNTCVKEIDPVQCSDKLYEMKDVKCEKINYFNCNKEKLSLFSENFQATYAPQNSNSKDRKQKASGPSTPLSNITPDCDLPDQHGVKPSIHEQNGVRLPKSILKKKSRYERDYLKALVINQGFKFRHQMAEAIRDSIELTRQKGKGTGTPKTIKKLRWLDESGNTENCADDGHPVRSRAGTAPQWLQYCHTSSGTRSLTSAPDCPAHSAGGKKATDDGVSGNVADLGGCDVDSVPLNSSIPSGYSFAKQAWSACKREENKAPVRAGPIPAGNAKTLKSKAPRGAKVTRRMGSAKVQTGLVHVNRKATVSQPPSSNKANTLAQTQGKLIIPHPPPKPPTNIKSSKTVQVSPCHLATPEHSQSTMTQNCLSSCVLPTECRLNQWTQESRLPFSDACSDLLAVTPALPSPYSLECQTAAKGNHSNGSCTGFQQDGTVYCTQKSPVCEESYQSLVPRSTEEESIFSWGRRNHGCQNERATDSAVTRRKQVVENKWRKLLEQKRKVSGSVGMKCTEQMIHFGQTVQSTSEPIQATRGPKTEEVSGSTSECSVPENLMNSSMPEDDILTAMNSKQLQKPSLSSSKPQPSNICAVSAEEEKVLQSLRHLNERLYYVQEAIFKSPSIKNTFQLIPLLNNQPRARPSPDVGSRVQRKY
- the Cep126 gene encoding centrosomal protein of 126 kDa isoform X3 — translated: MTENNITSLATNKNVFQLKLEETQKLLENQHLSSLQKFCDEVNQITNSETLSSVDSLEAAEREEIYLTLSMAPSTSSEQSSVPLKSANLQSAHLNCFDEDNLSFSKTQHINNWLTNLDAQNTQPVASFSDMFSISSVLPSWECLANKEQNPPTLSRAMERSTGTANDSVLLVCSPSVVALDKKGGNPSESHTVRTSDPADGALQRERPSGAESPTFKVSRAWTTPESLTQEAASFSIQERLSELSQENRTASLPTSFVPALSPNSQSGGPLSKNNTCVKEIDPVQCSDKLYEMKDVKCEKINYFNCNKEKLSLFSENFQATYAPQNSNSKDRKQKASGPSTPLSNITPDCDLPDQHGVKPSIHEQNGVRLPKSILKKKSRYERDYLKALVINQGFKFRHQMAEAIRDSIELTRQKGKGTGTPKTIKKLRWLDESGNTENCADDGHPVRSRAGTAPQWLQYCHTSSGTRSLTSAPDCPAHSAGGKKATDDGVSGNVADLGGCDVDSVPLNSSIPSGYSFAKQAWSACKREENKAPVRAGPIPAGNAKTLKSKAPRGAKVTRRMGSAKVQTGLVHVNRKATVSQPPSSNKANTLAQTQGKLIIPHPPPKPPTNIKSSKTVQVSPCHLATPEHSQSTMTQNCLSSCVLPTECRLNQWTQESRLPFSDACSDLLAVTPALPSPYSLECQTAAKGNHSNGSCTGFQQDGTVYCTQKSPVCEESYQSLVPRSTEEESIFSWGRRNHGCQNERATDSAVTRRKQVVENKWRKLLEQKRKVSGSVGMKCTEQMIHFGQTVQSTSEPIQATRGPKTEEVSGSTSECSVPENLMNSSMPEDDILTAMNSKQLQKPSLSSSKPQPSNICAVSAEEEKVLQSLRHLNERLYYVQEAIFKSPSIKNTFQLIPLLVDIQLCQHHLLKMLSFFHCILLAPLSKIRTTSRGPDRLLMSDPECRENTDQL
- the Cep126 gene encoding centrosomal protein of 126 kDa isoform X1, producing the protein MLAGRPGAQSAGAGLGAGPSDSLGARDGSGRPRPGAYLDMKTHLEKNLEEERQILLQQQKICRNRARKYFVESNRRRKAFEEKRKEQEEREYQIRERILQQRKQKFEEVTEKFQRAHVPLSQRKKAVFHNPVPPLDEALKQIQESNLKSEVNIPLYQRQATNWRAIDSALPSALSKNDYKHQKYLVRRINHDKEMTENNITSLATNKNVFQLKLEETQKLLENQHLSSLQKFCDEVNQITNSETLSSVDSLEAAEREEIYLTLSMAPSTSSEQSSVPLKSANLQSAHLNCFDEDNLSFSKTQHINNWLTNLDAQNTQPVASFSDMFSISSVLPSWECLANKEQNPPTLSRAMERSTGTANDSVLLVCSPSVVALDKKGGNPSESHTVRTSDPADGALQRERPSGAESPTFKVSRAWTTPESLTQEAASFSIQERLSELSQENRTASLPTSFVPALSPNSQSGGPLSKNNTCVKEIDPVQCSDKLYEMKDVKCEKINYFNCNKEKLSLFSENFQATYAPQNSNSKDRKQKASGPSTPLSNITPDCDLPDQHGVKPSIHEQNGVRLPKSILKKKSRYERDYLKALVINQGFKFRHQMAEAIRDSIELTRQKGKGTGTPKTIKKLRWLDESGNTENCADDGHPVRSRAGTAPQWLQYCHTSSGTRSLTSAPDCPAHSAGGKKATDDGVSGNVADLGGCDVDSVPLNSSIPSGYSFAKQAWSACKREENKAPVRAGPIPAGNAKTLKSKAPRGAKVTRRMGSAKVQTGLVHVNRKATVSQPPSSNKANTLAQTQGKLIIPHPPPKPPTNIKSSKTVQVSPCHLATPEHSQSTMTQNCLSSCVLPTECRLNQWTQESRLPFSDACSDLLAVTPALPSPYSLECQTAAKGNHSNGSCTGFQQDGTVYCTQKSPVCEESYQSLVPRSTEEESIFSWGRRNHGCQNERATDSAVTRRKQVVENKWRKLLEQKRKVSGSVGMKCTEQMIHFGQTVQSTSEPIQATRGPKTEEVSGSTSECSVPENLMNSSMPEDDILTAMNSKQLQKPSLSSSKPQPSNICAVSAEEEKVLQSLRHLNERLYYVQEAIFKSPSIKNTFQLIPLLVDIQLCQHHLLKMLSFFHCILLAPLSKIRTTSRGPDRLLMSDPECRENTDQL